One window from the genome of Pseudomonas frederiksbergensis encodes:
- the arsJ gene encoding organoarsenical effux MFS transporter ArsJ, giving the protein MNILSALAPEVRQYLLVTGNYWAFTLTDGALRMLVVLHFHALGYSPLQIAALFLFYELFGVITNLLGGYLGARLGLNRTMNLGLGLQVVALLMLTVPSTLLTVAWVMSAQALSGIAKDLNKMSAKSSIKLLVPAGQQGTLYRWVAILTGSKNALKGVGFFLGGALLALLGFQGALLAMAAVLALIWVGSLILLKKDLGKAKAKPKFRDIFSKSRAINILSAARMFLFGARDVWFVVALPVYLSSVLGWEFWTVGGFLAAWVIGYGIVQSLAPTITARKRGQVPDGRAAFLWALALAGLPAAIALGLSHQAVLLGGLMLFGALFAVNSSLHSYLIVSYAKEDGVSLDVGFYYMSNALGRLVGTLLSGWVYQGYGLAACLWISSAFVLLAALISFALPRHAPRDR; this is encoded by the coding sequence ATGAACATCTTGTCGGCCCTCGCGCCAGAAGTGCGCCAGTACCTGCTCGTCACGGGCAACTACTGGGCGTTCACGCTCACCGACGGTGCCCTGCGCATGTTGGTGGTGCTGCACTTTCATGCGCTGGGCTACAGCCCGTTGCAGATTGCCGCGCTGTTTCTGTTCTACGAGCTGTTCGGGGTGATCACCAATCTGTTGGGCGGCTATCTCGGCGCCCGGCTTGGCCTGAACCGGACCATGAACCTCGGCTTGGGGTTGCAGGTCGTGGCGCTGTTGATGCTCACCGTTCCTTCCACGTTGCTGACGGTCGCCTGGGTGATGAGCGCCCAGGCGTTGTCCGGCATTGCGAAGGATCTGAACAAGATGAGTGCCAAGTCCTCGATCAAGCTCTTGGTGCCGGCCGGGCAGCAGGGCACGCTTTATCGATGGGTCGCCATTCTCACCGGCTCGAAGAACGCGCTCAAAGGTGTCGGCTTTTTCCTCGGCGGGGCGTTGCTCGCGTTGCTTGGTTTCCAGGGTGCGCTGCTGGCGATGGCGGCTGTGCTGGCGCTGATCTGGGTCGGCAGTCTGATACTGCTGAAAAAAGACTTGGGCAAGGCCAAAGCCAAGCCGAAGTTCCGGGACATCTTCTCGAAAAGCCGGGCGATCAATATTCTGTCTGCGGCCCGGATGTTCCTGTTCGGAGCCCGGGACGTCTGGTTCGTGGTGGCCTTGCCGGTTTACCTGAGCAGTGTCTTGGGCTGGGAGTTCTGGACGGTGGGTGGTTTCCTCGCCGCCTGGGTGATTGGCTACGGCATCGTGCAATCCCTGGCGCCGACTATCACCGCAAGGAAGCGCGGCCAGGTGCCCGACGGTCGCGCCGCGTTCCTCTGGGCGCTGGCGCTGGCGGGGTTGCCGGCGGCGATAGCGCTGGGGCTGTCTCATCAGGCGGTGCTGTTGGGTGGGCTCATGCTGTTTGGCGCGCTGTTCGCGGTGAATTCGTCCCTGCACAGTTACTTGATCGTGTCGTATGCCAAGGAGGACGGTGTGTCGCTGGACGTAGGGTTCTACTACATGTCCAACGCGCTCGGGCGGTTGGTCGGGACGCTGCTCTCGGGCTGGGTTTATCAAGGGTACGGGTTGGCCGCATGCCTCTGGATTTCCAGCGCGTTCGTGCTGCTCGCCGCATTGATTTCGTTCGCGTTGCCTCGGCACGCACCCCGAGATCGCTGA
- a CDS encoding PAS domain S-box protein gives MSNIEAFPTETRAQSDYESLLAMGASALDAIPGAVYLCDHDGWLVRYNSEAATLWGRTPTLGKGGDRFCGSYRLFLPDGTPLAFEDCPMAWALEAGAATRNQEVLIERTDGSRVVALVNIRPLKDAQGVIQGAINCFQDVSAQHAMADELQRKNADLEDFFENSAVGLHIVSADGLILRANKAELALLGYSAEEYIGRSITDFHVDEPVINDILDKLGSGECLQDYPARLRAKDGSIKHVTITSNGRFEAGKLFNTRCFTVDMTGVHAAETARQESDDRLSATYEAATIGIAECGADGRLLRVNDAFCNMLGRTREELLAMTFLDYTHSESIDQDAALYARQVAGEMDNYALRKRAFKPDGETVYLDIHSSSVRDANGAFRYGVRVLQDVTLARRMENQIRDSERHMRNLLEALPAAVYTTDAQGRITFFNRAAVELSGRTPQLGDLWCVTWKLFNTDGTFLPHDQCPMAVALKENRPIRGVEAVAERPDGTRVPFTPYPTPLHDAEGNLVGAINMLVDISERKQAEDRQKTLIDELNHRVKNTLATVQSLAAQTARNAESAKDGYNRFEARLLALSRAHDLLTRRHWGHTALASLAQEVLMPIFGADPARITIEGDAIEVDTRVALGLTMTLNELAINALKYGSMSVETGRLSVNWNVQPQSNGVLLTVDWREQDGPPVSPPEREGLGSRLMKRCIERDLGGIFVLTFAPEGVLCRFSFMVTEHHA, from the coding sequence ATGTCAAACATAGAAGCGTTTCCCACGGAGACGCGCGCGCAGAGCGATTACGAAAGTCTTTTGGCGATGGGTGCCAGCGCGCTCGATGCGATTCCTGGCGCGGTGTACCTGTGCGATCACGACGGCTGGCTGGTCCGGTACAACAGCGAGGCGGCGACCCTGTGGGGGCGAACGCCCACATTGGGAAAGGGCGGTGATCGTTTCTGCGGTTCCTATCGACTTTTCCTGCCCGACGGCACCCCGCTCGCGTTCGAAGATTGCCCGATGGCTTGGGCACTCGAGGCGGGAGCCGCGACGCGCAACCAGGAAGTGCTGATCGAGCGTACTGACGGATCGCGCGTCGTGGCATTGGTCAACATCCGGCCCCTCAAAGACGCACAAGGCGTCATCCAGGGGGCGATCAATTGCTTTCAGGACGTCTCCGCCCAGCACGCCATGGCTGATGAGCTGCAGCGCAAGAATGCCGACCTCGAGGACTTTTTCGAAAACAGCGCCGTGGGCCTTCACATCGTCAGCGCCGACGGCCTCATCCTGCGCGCCAACAAGGCTGAACTGGCTTTGCTGGGTTACTCGGCAGAGGAGTACATCGGTCGCAGCATCACTGATTTCCATGTCGACGAGCCGGTCATCAATGACATCCTGGATAAGCTCGGCAGCGGCGAGTGCCTGCAGGACTACCCGGCGCGCCTGAGGGCCAAGGACGGTTCGATCAAGCATGTCACCATCACCTCCAACGGGCGCTTCGAAGCGGGAAAACTGTTCAATACGCGCTGCTTCACGGTGGACATGACGGGTGTCCATGCGGCCGAGACGGCGCGCCAGGAGAGCGACGACAGGCTGTCGGCAACGTACGAAGCGGCCACGATCGGCATTGCCGAGTGTGGGGCGGATGGCCGGCTGCTGCGCGTCAACGACGCTTTCTGCAACATGCTCGGCCGCACGCGGGAAGAACTGCTGGCGATGACATTCCTGGACTACACCCACTCCGAGAGCATCGACCAGGATGCGGCCCTCTATGCCCGCCAGGTCGCGGGTGAAATGGACAACTATGCGCTGCGCAAGCGCGCTTTCAAGCCCGATGGCGAGACTGTCTACCTGGACATCCACAGTTCTTCTGTCCGGGACGCCAACGGCGCGTTTCGCTATGGCGTGCGGGTACTCCAGGACGTCACGCTGGCGCGGCGCATGGAAAACCAGATCCGCGACAGCGAACGGCATATGCGCAACCTGCTCGAGGCACTGCCGGCGGCGGTCTACACCACCGATGCGCAAGGTCGTATCACGTTCTTCAATCGGGCGGCGGTGGAGCTGTCGGGACGAACGCCACAATTGGGCGACCTTTGGTGCGTAACCTGGAAATTGTTCAACACCGACGGCACCTTCCTGCCCCACGATCAATGCCCGATGGCGGTGGCCCTGAAGGAAAACCGGCCGATACGCGGTGTCGAGGCGGTTGCCGAACGTCCCGACGGCACCCGCGTGCCGTTTACCCCATACCCGACGCCGCTGCACGATGCCGAGGGCAACCTGGTGGGGGCCATCAACATGCTGGTGGACATTTCCGAGCGAAAGCAGGCGGAAGATCGGCAGAAAACCCTGATCGACGAACTCAACCATCGGGTCAAGAACACCTTGGCCACCGTGCAGTCCCTGGCGGCCCAGACCGCACGCAACGCAGAAAGCGCAAAGGACGGTTACAACCGCTTCGAAGCGCGGCTGCTCGCGTTGTCCCGCGCCCACGACCTGCTGACGAGGCGGCATTGGGGGCATACGGCCCTGGCGTCCCTGGCCCAGGAAGTGCTGATGCCCATTTTCGGCGCCGACCCTGCTCGTATCACGATCGAGGGCGACGCCATCGAGGTCGACACCCGGGTGGCGCTCGGCCTCACGATGACCCTCAACGAACTGGCGATCAACGCCCTGAAATACGGTTCGATGTCCGTCGAGACAGGCCGGCTTTCGGTGAACTGGAATGTCCAGCCGCAATCGAACGGCGTGTTGCTCACCGTGGACTGGCGCGAGCAG
- a CDS encoding amidohydrolase family protein, protein MVDTCTTPITGIDCHAHVFSRELELAAARRYTPDYDATLAQYLEHLRCYGLSHGVLVQPSFLGTDNRYLLAALRQAPERLRGVVVVEPQVSRAMLDDMARLGVVGVRLNLMGKAVPDFRETIWRGFLGHLAELGWHVELHAPVDHLPRLIRQLIPFGVQLVIDHFGRPDARLGVEQPGFAEVLKWGQGGQVWMKVSGIYRLAGTKRENLDFAHAALALLEQSFGPLRLVWGSDWPHTQHESDVGFDTVMQQLQALECPPQLMRALMVETPRTLFKF, encoded by the coding sequence ATGGTTGATACCTGCACTACGCCGATCACCGGCATCGACTGCCATGCCCACGTGTTCAGCCGTGAGTTGGAGCTGGCTGCCGCGCGGCGCTACACACCGGACTATGACGCCACGCTGGCGCAATACCTGGAACACCTGCGTTGCTACGGCCTGAGCCATGGGGTGTTGGTCCAGCCGAGTTTTCTCGGCACCGACAACCGTTACCTGCTGGCGGCCCTCCGGCAGGCGCCGGAGCGACTGCGTGGCGTCGTGGTGGTGGAGCCGCAGGTCAGCCGAGCGATGCTCGATGACATGGCGCGGCTGGGCGTGGTCGGCGTTCGCTTGAACCTGATGGGCAAGGCCGTGCCTGATTTTCGCGAAACGATCTGGCGCGGATTCCTAGGCCATCTTGCCGAACTGGGCTGGCACGTCGAATTGCATGCACCGGTCGATCATCTGCCGCGGTTGATTCGGCAGTTGATTCCTTTTGGCGTCCAATTGGTGATCGACCATTTCGGCCGTCCGGATGCGCGCCTGGGCGTCGAGCAGCCGGGCTTCGCCGAGGTGCTCAAGTGGGGGCAGGGCGGGCAAGTCTGGATGAAGGTTTCCGGCATCTACCGGTTGGCCGGGACGAAGCGGGAAAACCTCGACTTCGCCCACGCCGCGTTGGCGTTGCTGGAGCAAAGTTTCGGCCCTCTCAGGCTGGTGTGGGGGAGTGATTGGCCGCATACGCAACATGAAAGCGATGTGGGCTTCGACACCGTGATGCAGCAGTTGCAGGCACTGGAGTGCCCACCGCAACTGATGCGTGCACTCATGGTGGAAACACCTCGGACACTGTTCAAATTCTGA
- a CDS encoding MFS transporter, with the protein MFSWYRQITSRERKTFWACFGGWSLDALEVQMFGLAIPALIAAFALSKGDAGLISGVTLVTSALGGWVGGTLSDRYGRVRTLQWMILWFSFFTFLSAFVSGFHQLLIVKALQGFGIGGEWAAGAVLMAETINPKYRGKVMGTVQSAWAVGWGLAVGVFTLIYSLVPQDMAWRVMFIVGLLPSFLIIWVRRNVEEPDSFQRLQKEQGIPQSFFKSLGGIFRPELIRVTLFGGLLGLGAHGGYHAVMTWLPTFLKTERNLSVLNSGGYLAVIIFAFWCGCVVSGLLIDRIGRRKNILLFALCCVVTVQCYVFLPLTNTQMLFLGFPLGFFAAGIPASLGAFFNELYPADVRGAGVGFCYNFGRVLSAVFPFLVGHMSDSMSLGSAIGIDAGIAYGVAVLAALCLPETRGRSLETTAQPASDVAPGSESARA; encoded by the coding sequence ATGTTCAGTTGGTATCGGCAAATCACTTCGCGGGAGCGCAAGACGTTCTGGGCGTGTTTCGGCGGCTGGTCGCTCGACGCGCTGGAAGTCCAGATGTTCGGCCTGGCGATCCCGGCGCTGATCGCCGCATTCGCCTTGTCCAAGGGCGATGCCGGGTTGATCAGCGGCGTCACGCTGGTCACTTCGGCCCTGGGTGGTTGGGTCGGCGGGACGTTGTCCGATCGCTATGGCCGGGTGCGCACGCTGCAGTGGATGATCCTCTGGTTTTCGTTCTTCACCTTCCTGTCGGCGTTCGTCAGCGGTTTTCACCAGCTACTGATCGTCAAGGCCTTGCAGGGCTTTGGCATTGGCGGGGAGTGGGCGGCCGGCGCGGTGTTGATGGCCGAGACGATCAATCCGAAATACCGCGGCAAGGTCATGGGCACAGTGCAGAGTGCCTGGGCGGTGGGCTGGGGCCTGGCGGTCGGGGTCTTTACGCTGATCTATTCCCTGGTGCCGCAAGACATGGCCTGGCGAGTGATGTTCATCGTTGGCCTGTTGCCGTCGTTCCTGATCATTTGGGTGCGTCGTAATGTCGAGGAGCCGGACAGCTTCCAGCGCCTGCAAAAAGAACAGGGCATCCCGCAGAGTTTCTTCAAGTCCCTGGGCGGGATCTTTCGGCCTGAACTGATTCGCGTCACCTTGTTCGGTGGTTTGCTGGGGCTGGGTGCCCATGGCGGTTATCACGCGGTGATGACCTGGTTGCCAACCTTTCTCAAGACCGAGCGCAATCTGTCGGTACTCAATTCCGGCGGCTACCTGGCGGTGATCATCTTCGCCTTCTGGTGCGGTTGTGTCGTCAGCGGCCTGCTGATCGACCGCATCGGCCGACGCAAGAACATCCTGCTGTTCGCGCTGTGCTGTGTGGTTACGGTGCAGTGCTACGTGTTCTTGCCACTGACCAACACCCAGATGTTGTTCCTGGGTTTCCCGCTCGGCTTTTTCGCGGCCGGCATTCCGGCGAGTCTCGGCGCGTTTTTCAACGAGTTGTACCCGGCGGATGTGCGCGGCGCCGGCGTCGGCTTCTGCTACAACTTCGGCCGGGTCCTGTCGGCGGTGTTTCCGTTCCTGGTCGGCCACATGAGCGATTCCATGTCCCTGGGGTCGGCCATCGGGATCGATGCCGGCATCGCCTACGGCGTGGCGGTACTCGCGGCGCTTTGCCTGCCCGAAACCCGCGGACGAAGTCTCGAGACCACGGCGCAACCGGCATCCGACGTAGCGCCTGGCAGCGAAAGCGCACGGGCCTGA
- a CDS encoding ArsJ-associated glyceraldehyde-3-phosphate dehydrogenase: MTIKIGINGFGRIGRLALRAAWGWPEFQFVQINDPAGDAATHAHLLNFDSVHGRWHRQAEAEGDNIVVEGQRIKVTANKTIGETDWSGCDVVIEASGKMKTVAVLQGYLDQGVRRVVVSAPVKEPGALNIVMGVNHQQFKPDQHRIVTAASCTTNCLAPVVKVIHEKLGIRHGSITTIHDLTNTQSILDQPHKDLRRARASGMSLIPTSTGSATAIAEIFPELRGRLNGHAVRVPLANASLTDCVFEVERATTVEEVNRLLKDAAEHELKDILGFEERPLVSIDYRTDPRSSIIDGLSTMVINGTQVKLYAWYDNEWGYANRTVELARMVGLAG, from the coding sequence ATGACGATAAAAATTGGCATCAACGGTTTTGGCCGCATCGGTCGCCTCGCCCTGCGTGCAGCCTGGGGCTGGCCGGAGTTTCAGTTCGTACAGATCAACGACCCGGCAGGTGACGCGGCGACCCACGCCCATCTGTTGAACTTCGATTCGGTGCATGGCCGCTGGCATCGTCAGGCCGAAGCCGAGGGCGACAACATCGTCGTGGAGGGGCAACGCATCAAGGTCACGGCCAACAAGACGATTGGCGAGACGGATTGGTCGGGCTGCGACGTGGTGATCGAGGCCAGCGGCAAGATGAAAACGGTCGCGGTCCTGCAGGGGTATCTCGATCAGGGTGTGCGGCGCGTAGTGGTCAGCGCCCCGGTGAAGGAGCCCGGCGCCTTGAACATCGTCATGGGCGTCAATCATCAGCAGTTCAAGCCCGATCAACATCGCATCGTGACTGCCGCTTCGTGCACCACCAACTGCCTGGCACCCGTGGTCAAGGTGATTCACGAAAAACTCGGCATCCGCCACGGTTCGATCACCACCATCCATGACCTGACCAACACCCAGAGCATTCTCGACCAACCGCACAAGGACCTGCGCCGCGCCCGGGCGTCGGGCATGAGCCTGATTCCCACCAGCACCGGCTCGGCCACTGCCATTGCGGAGATTTTCCCGGAACTGCGCGGACGCCTCAACGGCCATGCCGTGCGGGTGCCGTTGGCCAATGCATCGCTGACCGATTGCGTGTTCGAGGTCGAGCGAGCGACCACGGTCGAAGAGGTGAATCGCTTGCTCAAGGACGCCGCCGAACATGAGCTCAAGGACATCCTCGGTTTCGAAGAGCGCCCGCTGGTGTCCATCGATTACCGCACCGATCCGCGTTCCTCGATCATCGACGGCCTGTCGACCATGGTCATCAACGGCACCCAGGTCAAACTCTATGCCTGGTACGACAACGAATGGGGCTATGCCAACCGTACCGTCGAGCTGGCCCGGATGGTTGGCCTGGCTGGCTGA
- a CDS encoding GntR family transcriptional regulator, with protein sequence MNPLSSDARLPLYQRLRDQLAEQIANNRWRPGEAIPTEAALSAEYGLSTGTVRKAIDALVSEGVLERQQGRGTFIRRPQFQSSLFRFFRFQSASGERRVPQSRILSVEPVAAPSAVAQALGLSVDAPVIRIVRVRLLDVKPVLAEEIWLPRSRFQPLLEIDLSQQGPLLYPIYEETCGQVVAYAQETLTAESVNDVHARLLQVPVNSPVVVIERLARDYAGNPLEWRRSRGHAEHFRYSVEIR encoded by the coding sequence ATGAACCCACTCTCCAGCGATGCCCGCCTGCCGCTCTATCAACGTTTGCGTGACCAGTTGGCCGAGCAGATCGCCAACAATCGCTGGCGTCCGGGGGAGGCGATCCCCACGGAGGCGGCGCTTTCAGCCGAATACGGGCTGTCCACCGGGACGGTGCGCAAGGCGATCGATGCGTTGGTCAGCGAGGGCGTCCTGGAGCGCCAGCAGGGCCGAGGCACCTTCATTCGTCGTCCCCAGTTCCAGTCGTCGCTGTTCCGTTTCTTCCGTTTTCAGTCCGCGTCCGGTGAGCGTCGGGTTCCGCAGAGTCGCATCTTGTCGGTGGAGCCGGTGGCCGCGCCGTCAGCGGTGGCCCAGGCGTTGGGGTTGTCGGTGGACGCGCCGGTCATCCGCATTGTCCGGGTGCGTCTGTTGGATGTTAAGCCAGTGCTCGCCGAAGAGATCTGGTTGCCTCGCAGCCGATTCCAGCCGCTGCTGGAAATCGACCTGAGCCAGCAAGGTCCGCTGCTGTATCCCATCTACGAAGAAACCTGCGGACAGGTTGTCGCTTATGCGCAGGAAACCCTCACCGCCGAGTCGGTCAACGACGTGCATGCGCGCCTGTTGCAGGTGCCGGTCAACAGCCCGGTGGTGGTGATCGAGCGCCTGGCCCGGGATTACGCGGGCAACCCGTTGGAATGGCGGCGTTCGCGCGGACATGCCGAGCATTTCCGCTACAGCGTGGAGATTCGCTGA